In Humulus lupulus chromosome 7, drHumLupu1.1, whole genome shotgun sequence, the following are encoded in one genomic region:
- the LOC133790200 gene encoding translation factor GUF1 homolog, chloroplastic, whose protein sequence is MAAELSSQALLLSTTTTTTTTTAIATLQRFHNHITITPTATPFFSPLQISKLLSHSHSHSSTLSPRFPLSCHAAGTQSPPASAADIEVAIEVGKDRLSKVPISRIRNFCIIAHIDHGKSTLADKLLQMTGTVQKREMKEQFLDNMDLERERGITIKLQAARMRYMFKKEPYCLNLIDTPGHVDFSYEVSRSLAACEGALLVVDASQGVEAQTLANVYLALENNLEIIPVLNKIDLPGAEPDNVIREIEEIVGLDCSNAIYCSAKEGIGITEILNAIVERIPPPQDTASRPLRALIFDSYYDPYRGVIVYFRVIDGTIKKGDRIYFMASNKDYYADEIGVLSPNQLQVEELYAGEVGYISASIRSVADARVGDTITHYFRKAENSLPGYEEATPMVFCGLFPVDADQFPELRDALEKLQLNDAALKFEPETSSAMGFGFRCGFLGLLHMEIVQERLEREYNLNLITTAPSVVYRVNCIDGSVMECSNPSILPEPGKRKTIEEPVVKIEMLTPKDYIGPLMELAQERRAEFKEMKYITENRASLIYELPLAEMVGDFFDQLKSKSKGYASMEYTFIGYKESDLIKLDIQINGERVEPLATIVHRDKAYGVGRALTQKLKELIPRQMFKVPIQACIGTKVIASEALSAIRKDVLAKCYGGDITRKKKLLKKQAEGKKRMKAIGKVDVPQEAFMAVLKLEKEVL, encoded by the exons ATGGCCGCGGAGCTCTCTTCCCAGGCGCTTCTTCtatccaccaccaccaccaccaccaccaccaccgccatcGCCACTCTTCAACGTTTCCACAACCATATCACAATTACACCCACTGCCACTCCCTTCTTCTCTCCTCTTCAAATTTCCAAACTCTTATCCCATTCCCACTCTCACTCCTCCACTCTTTCCCCACGCTTCCCGCTCTCCTGCCACGCAGCCGGAACTCAGTCCCCTCCAGCCTCCGCCGCCGATATCGAAGTCGCCATCGAAGTCGGAAAGGATCGTCTTTCAAag GTTCCCATTTCCCGTATCAGAAATTTCTGTATTATTGCACATATTGATCATGGCAAGTCCACTCTGGCAGATAAGCTGCTCCAAATGACTGGTACTGTACAGAAGCGTGAAATGAAGGAGCAGTTTCTTGATAACATGGATTTGGAGAGAGAGAGGGGCATCACTATCAAACTTCAG GCTGCTCGTATGCGTTACATGTTTAAAAAAGAGCCATATTGTCTCAACTTAATTGATACTCCTGGTCATGTGGATTTCTCCTATGAG GTTTCTCGATCTCTTGCTGCATGTGAGGGTGCCCTTCTTGTTGTTGATGCTTCTCAG GGAGTTGAAGCACAAACTCTGGCCAATGTTTATTTGGCATTGGAAAACAACCTTGAAATCATTCCT GTTCTAAACAAGATAGATCTCCCAGGTGCTGAACCAGACAATGTCATCAGGGAAATCGAAGAG ATTGTTGGTTTAGATTGTAGCAATGCAATTTATTGCTCCGCAAAG GAGGGGATAGGTATCACTGAAATATTAAATGCAATCGTGGAGAGGATTCCCCCACCTCAAGATACTGCCAGTAGGCCACTGAGGGCTTTAATATTTGATAG TTACTATGATCCATACAGAGGTGTGATCGTATATTTTCGAGTTATCGATGGGACAATAAAAAAAGGTGATAGAATTTACTTTATGGCCAGTAACAAG GACTATTATGCTGATGAAATTGGAGTGCTATCGCCTAATCAGTTACAAGTTGAAGAATTGTATGCTGGTGAG GTTGGCTATATATCTGCTTCTATAAGATCAGTAGCTGATGCACGGGTTGGGGACACTATCACTCATTATTTTAGAAAGGCAGAAAACTCATTACCTGGATATGAGGAAGCTACACCGATGGTGTTTTGCGGCTTGTTTCCTGTTGATGCAGACCA GTTTCCTGAATTACGTGATGCACTTGAGAAACTGCAACTTAATGATGCTGCTCTGAAG TTTGAACCTGAGACCTCAAGTGCCATGGGTTTTGGCTTTAGATGTGGGTTCTTGGGTCTTCTTCACATGGAAATTGTTCAG GAAAGGCTTGAGAGAGAGTACAATCTGAACCTAATAACTACTGCTCCTAGTGTTGTATACAGAGTGAACTGTATAGATGGTTCTGTA ATGGAATGCTCAAATCCATCTATACTTCCTGAACCTGGAAAAAGGAAGACAATTGAAGAGCCTGTTGTCAAG ATTGAGATGCTTACGCCGAAGGATTATATTGGTCCGCTCATGGAGTTGGCTCAAGAAAGAAGGGCAGAGTTTAAAGAAATGAAATATATAACTGAGAATAGGGCATCACTTATCTATGAATTACCCCTAGCAGAG aTGGTAGGCGATTTCTTTGACCAGCTGAAATCCAAAAGCAAAGGTTATGCAAGCATGGAGTATACTTTTATTGG GTACAAGGAAAGTGATTTGATAAAACTTGACATTCAGATCAATGGTGAACGCGtggaaccattggcgaccattgTGCACAGGGATAAG GCATATGGTGTTGGAAGGGCTTTGACACAGAAGCTCAAGGAGCTTATACCGCGACAAATGTTTAAAGTCCCGATTCAA GCTTGCATAGGTACAAAAGTGATAGCTAGTGAAGCTTTATCAGCAATCAGGAAGGATGTTTTAGCGAAATGCTACG GAGGAGACATCACAAGGAAAAAGAAGTTGCTTAAAAAACAG GCTGAAGGGAAGAAGAGAATGAAGGCCATTGGTAAAGTGGATGTTCCTCAAGAAGCTTTCATGGCCGTATTGAAACTTGAAAAGGAGGTATTGTGA
- the LOC133790201 gene encoding uncharacterized protein LOC133790201 → MPHLDKWLAFAVENKVREIHLLIGSYTSDIYCLPKTLDNATYLTVLELQSVVLDPSYSLSFPFLKTLSLVFVQHSETAKDDVLCKILLGCPSLEKLRVHYYDFLCNGDKLRLRSSSLKFLELIYADCIDELQIEAINLESLVLNGDSVSVYNIIDISACKKIRNLSLDDTSSDEFKPSLQALISNNPLLENLTLIDCISYMNHLRISTQHLKSFNFKNSYSTKSNITIESTPELAHFCYKGHIDLSISIEPSNRLSGKIVIYGKESRGFMYADYDAVWFTDMLNFLLNLNCSWNIVSLHVERYEALIWPEKLKRVCRSPLLNWKHLRVITKYRTAERRAHEIMSDLKDSLMWISPSLETKRVSDLKDSLMWISPSLETLSINNKQIF, encoded by the exons ATGCCCCATCTAGATAAATGGTTAGCTTTTGCGGTTGAGAATAAGGTCAGGGAAATACATCTTCTCATAGGCAGTTACACTTCCGACATCTACTGCTTACCCAAAACACTAGACAATGCAACATATTTGACTGTTCTGGAGTTGCAAAGTGTAGTGTTGGATCCTTCCTATTCCCTTAGTTTTCCATTTTTAAAAACTTTGTCACTGGTATTTGTTCAGCATTCAGAAACTGCAAAAGATGATGTGCTATGtaagattttgttgggttgtccTTCTCTTGAGAAGTTGAGGGTACAttattatgatttcttatgcaaTGGTGATAAGCTTCGACTGCGAAGTTCAAGCCTTAAGTTCTTGGAACTTATATATGCTGACTGTATTGATGAGTTACAAATTGAAGCcataaatcttgaatctttggtACTAAATGGTGATTCCGTGTCCGTCTACAATATAATAGATATCTCTGCTTGCAAGAAAATTAGAAATCTCTCATTAGATGATACTAGTAGTGATGAATTCAAGCCATCATTACAGGCTCTTATTTCTAATAATCCTCTTCTTGAGAATTTGACTTTGATCGACTGCATTTCATATATGAACCATCTCAGAATCTCGACTCAACACTTGAAAAGTTTCAATTTCAAGAATTCTTACTCGACCAAGAGCAATATTACAATTGAATCAACTCCAGAATTAGCACACTTTTGTTACAAAGGTCATATTGATCTAAGCATATCAATAGAGCCATCTAATCGGTTGAGTGGAAAAATTGTAATTTATGGGAAGGAGTCGAGGGGGTTTATGTATGCTGACTATGATGCAGTCTGGTTTACTGATATGTTAAATTTTCTTTTGAATCTCAATTGCTCTTGGAATATTGTGAGCCTACATGTTGAAAGATACGAG GCTCTCATTTGGCCAGAAAAGTTGAAGAGGGTATGCCGTTCGCCCTTGCTTAATTGGAAGCATCTCAGAGTTATTACTAAATATCGTACCGCTGAAAGAAGAGCTCATGAAATAATGTCAGATTTGAAGGACTCCTTGATGTGGATTTCACCTTCTCTAGAAACAAAAAGAGTGTCAGATTTGAAGGACTCCTTGATGTGGATTTCACCTTCTCTAGAAACATTATCTATTAACAACAAGCAGATATTTTAG